The following nucleotide sequence is from Paenibacillus odorifer.
GACACGGATTCCGTGGTTTATTTGCTGGGTAACTCTCTACTTCCACTTCCCGGAGAGCCAACGCTAGTAGGTTTCAAAGGAAATCTCCCGCTTACAAGAGCAGAGGCTATACAATGGATGAGAATGCTCAAGCTTAAGGGAATATATACTGTAATTTCTCGTCCAGAAGAACGATCGGATCGGAGTCTATTACCGTCATTACCGGAACAGGGTACAGGCTTGAAGGATTTTATAGCGGTTCCGGTAACTGATCGTGATTTCGGAATAGCGGATAGTGGACGTAATCTTTTTATTGATTTTGGGAGTTCAAGAATGTTAGTAGAGGAACATTACGGGGATTCAACAGGTCAAGATGTATTCAATAATGAAATGTATAAAGAAGTATCTGTACATTATGATACCGAAGGTCGGCTGAACGCTTGGAAAATAGACAAAGATAATGAGCGCATTGATCCAATCCACATAGGTACATTGAACAATATTCGACCTGGGGTAAGTACATTGGAAGATGTGCTAAAGGCATATGGTACATACGTTGCAGTGGATAACGAATACGGGATTATAGTAAGTTACTGGTTTGAGAACAAGGGTGGAGTGTATGAGCCTCGATTGTCACCTTTTGAAATGGATAATATGGAGGGTGGGTTCTATATAGGCTTCATTATTGACAAACAATCTCTGAAAGTTCAAACCATACTCATATCTACAGCTCAGCAGGCAATGAATCCTACGGATATATAGGAATTGTACTGGAACCTTATTCATTCTTTAAAATGTGACGGCATGTCTTTCTGAGGCAGCCGTCTTTTCTTTTATAATTTTTTTACCTCATAAGCTAACATTCTGAGAACTTTATCGTTATACATACGAAGGGAGGTGCAGGATGAAGCCCGGGCAGCTACATCAGATACTTCAACCTAAAATGTTAGAAATTCAAAAATACCTGATTCGTCTCGGGGCACCTGCAGCCGACGCTGAAGATATCGTACAGGATACGGTGTATAAGGCTCTTTTGTATATTGATTCCATTGATGAGAACAAATTCAGTGCATGGTTATATAAAGTAGCGATCAACCGCTACTATGATCTGTGCCGCCGACGCAAGCGGATAGTCATTCCTATTGACTATGTAGATGTGCCGGATATGGAATTGCCAGAGGATCATGTGCTGTTAAAAGAGAAACGGGAAGACATCGAAAGAGTGTTGGATGACCTTCTACCGCTCCATAAACAACTCATTATTATGAAGTATGAGCTGGAGCTGTCCTATCAGGAGATAGCTGAGCTTCTGGGAATTACGACAGATACAGTGAAATCGGCATTGTTTCGTGCCCGCAAGCAATTTCAAAAAAAGTATAGAGGTGAAGCGGAATGACAGCTCCATGGGAACAAAAGGATGATCAGAACCTTTCAAAAGTAATTAAGAAGGCAAAACGAAAAACAATGATTCGAAACACAATCATTTCTCTAGTGGTGACGGTTATAGTATTATTCGGCGGGATGCTGGGTAACGCCCATCTGACAAGCTGGTTGGCGATGCGTGGTTTGGATGAAGAGAGGATCATGATGAAGATTAGCAGTCCTAACCTTCAGGAGTTGAGAACTGAACTTGATTTAGGGTTTCTATCGGGTAAAGTTGAACTGAGCACTTACAAAGTTGTTGAGGGTGTGCCCATCGTATGGGATACTAAAAAACTGTATTTCGATATGGGCAGCCGGTTTTCTCTGCTTAATAGGGGATACTCTAGTATAAATGTTCCTGACCCGGTAATGACACAGCAAAATTATGAATACTACCGAGGATATAACAGTCAAAATGCTCAGCGGGAAATGATGTTTTATGTGCCTGGAGTGAATTATAACGAAAAAGTGCTGAATGACCTGCCTGCACTCGAACAAATGGAACCTGGTAAGCTCGTAGAAATGGCAGTTTCTTTTGATAAAGGCTACACTCAGGTAGAGGTAGAGAAGATGCTGCCGGCGGGTTTGACACAGACTTGGTATTGGGTAGATACGTATGACAATAAAAAGAACCTTGAGTTTATTAGGAATGACAGCAGCCCGAATAAATATGCCTTACCGGAATCTGCTAGACAAGTATATGGCTACGGTGGGGAATGGGAAGGGTTATTTAAGCCGAAACCAGAGGATTTTTTACAATCCTTAACCTATGGGCTTCAGATGAAGGGCAAGCATTACGGAGAGTTTGAGCGAATCTCGAATTACTTGAAAAAGGATAAAGCGGCGCCGGACGCCAGTGATGTACAGCTATTGGGAGTTGTCGTTACTGGAACTGCGAAAGAGCTGCAAAGCCTCAAAGGAAAACCCTATGTAAATACGGCAGTTCTCGGCGCGATTGTGGATAAATACTAGATCCGTATAGTGAAAATGCTGGAAGGGTTGTTCTACAGGTGGATTTTCTACGAAAGAATACAGCCTCTGCTGACCTCAAACGGCAATTTGTGTATGACTTGACGCAGAAATCGCTGGTATCTCCGGTTGTTTTCAGTTAACCAAATACGCATTCCGACTCTATAATTGGGGAATTTTTCCCTATAATTCTTAGATATTTGGTCATCTAACTTATAATTAGGGAAAACCTCCCTGTAATTTACCTGATTTGGTGAAAAAGAAAGGAATCAACCCGATTTTTAGGGAGAAATTCCCTCATTATGCTCTTTTTTAGCGAATATCGGCTATTTTTAGGGAGTTTTTCCCCAATTACACTAAAGCGCACATCACACATCGCACACCGCGGCGCATCACACACAGCACACCGCACACCGCACACCGCACACCGCACACCGCACACCGCACATCGCACATATCCCCTGGGTGAAAGTAAGAATCCATCCATTGTATAGCCAATTTATAAAAAAGAAGCTACCCTATAAGTAGAATTCTCTACTTTTTGGACAGCTTCTTTTTTCATCAGTCACAATCTGCTCAAGCTAAGTCCATTTCGCGGACCACAGCTTCATTTCCTTCAAAATTTGATGTAAATCCTCACCTTTGGGAGTAAGCGAATATTCTACCGTAACAGGAACAGTTGGAAATACGTGACGTTCAAGCACACCATGCTCCTCCAGATGGCGCAACGTAGTGGTCAGTGCGCGGGGAGACACATTAGTGATTTTTCGTTGCAGTGCCCCAAAACGCTGCGTGCCGTCGAATAGCTCTCTGAGGACAAGAAAGGCCCATTTTCCACCTAATACTTCAAGTGTTTTTTCAACATTACATTCAATAGTAACAGGGGTTTTGGGGATATAATTATTAGTAGATTTAGCTGTCTTCAAGGTATCTCCTCCTGTTTGTGAAGCTACTATACTCTAGTATAGTAACTACACTAGAGATCATATAATAAACTAATTTTCACTTCTTTCTATTATATACAAACTATTCTAGAATGAATATGAGTGCTAAGCAACCTGCCAAAATCAAACACGGAACTATGGAGAGGAGCAGTTATTATGAAATATCGCAGATTAGGTGGAACCGGTTTAAAAGTCAGTGAGATTAGTTTGGGAAGCTGGCTGACATACGGAGGCTATGTGGAAAGAGATAATGCTGTTAATGCCATTGAAACCGCTTACGACTTAGGCGTGAATTTTTTTGATACTGCAAATGTTTATGAAAAAGGTGCTGCCGAGAAAGTACTAGGTGAGACTTTACGTAATTACTCTCGTGAGTCCTATGTATTAGCTACTAAAGTATACGGGGAAATGGGCTCGGGACCTAACGACCGTGGACTATCCCGCAAACATATCACGGAACAGTGTCATGCTAGCTTGAAACGTCTCGGAGTAGAATACGTGGATATTATGTATTGCCACCGTTTTGATCCGGAAACTCCAATTGAAGAAACCTTACGTGCGCTAGATGATCTGGTTCGGCAAGGCAAGGTATATTATGTCGGTGTTAGTGAGTGGACGGCGGCGCAAATGACCGATGCGTTAGCTGTAGCAGACCGCTATTTGCTAGATCATATTGTTGTTAATCAGCCGATTTATAATATGTTTAACCGTTATATTGAAAAAGAAATTATTCCGCTCGGTGAGCGCCGTGGGATTGGACAGGTGGTATTTTCTCCACTGGCTCAAGGGCTGTTAACTGGAAAGTATAACACGGACATCCCTGAGGATAGCCGTGCTGCTAAGCTGGATCGATTAAAAGATTCGATTACAGAAGAAAAGATTGAAAAAGTCCGCCAATTGAGTGGGATCGCCACGGAACTGAATATTTCTGTTGGGAATTTGGCTTTGGCTTGGATTTTGCGTCAACCTAATGTAGCTAGTGCACTGGTGGGTGCCAGCCGTCCGCAGCAGGTCGAAGAGAATGTTAAGGCTTCGGGTATTGAGCTTTCGGAAGAGATTTTAAAGCAGATTGAGGAGATTCTGGAGTAGTTGTTAGCTTCATAAAAAAGGAGACACACTCATGGCGAAAGTAGTTGTTACAGGCGGCAGTGGGATGTTGGGCAGATGGGTGGTCCGGCATTTTGTAGAGCAAGGATATAAGGTTGTGAATGTAGATACGCAAAAATCCGCAGATTCTTTGTGCCCAACGATGATTGCTGATTTGAATAATTTGGGTGAAGTATATGGTGTACTTGCTGGCGCTGATGCAGTTGTACATTTGGCTGCGATCCCAGCTGCAAATATAAAGACGAGTGAGGTCACCTTTCAAAATAATGTAGTATCTACCTATAACATTTTGGAGGCTGCAGCGGGTCTCGGGATTCGAAAAGCAGTGATTGCTTCCAGTGAATCCTCTTACGGAATCTGTTTTGCGGTTAATCCTTTGGGGCCGAAGTATGTGCCTATGGATGAGGAGCATCCACAGTTGCCTGAAGACAGCTACGGTCTGTCTAAGGTTGTGAATGAGCAAACCGCTGAGATGTTCTATCGCAGAAAGGGTATACAGGTCGTTTCCCTAAGAATCGGAAATGTTATTGATCCATCGGCGTATGAACGTTTCCCTTCCTTCATTCATGATCCAGCGCAGCGCGATCGGATTCTATGGAGTTATATTGATACACGGGATGTAGCAACAGCTTGCCAATTGGCAATCGAAACGGATGGATTGGGCGCGGTTGCTCTTAATATATGTGCAGATGAGACCAGCATGGCTGTTCCTAGCAGAGAGCTAATGGCCGCACGTTATCCAGAGGTGACGGATTTCCGCCAGCCGCTGGAGGGTCACGAGTCGCTACTCAGTAATGAGAAGGCCAAAAAGCTGCTGAATTGGCAGCCGAAGCACGTATGGCGAGATTATGTTAACCAGTAAATAACGAGCCGGATTCACTATAAGGAGCGTGCAAAATGAAGGTCTTATTTATTGGAGGTACGGGATTAATTAGTCAGGCTGTATCCCCGTTGGCTGTAGCTCAAGGAATCGAGCTGTATTTGTTCAACAGAGGACAGCGGGATGAATTCGTTCCAGAAGGTGCAAAAGTAATTAAAGGAGACATTCGTAATCCGGCAGAAGCCGCATTAGTATTACGAGATTACGAATTTGACGTAGTGGTAGACTGGATTGCTTTTACACCGGAACATGTGCAGGCAGACATTGACCTGTTCACTGGTAAAACGAAGCAGTACATTTTCATCAGCTCAGCCTCTGCTTATCAGAAGCCGCAGCGTAATTATGTAATTACAGAAAAGACACCGCTGGAGAATCCTTATTGGGAGTATTCGAGGAATAAAATTGCGTGTGAGCAGCTGTTGATGGAAGCTTACAAGGCGAACGGATTCCCGGTTACGATTGTTCGTCCTTCCCATACCTATGGAAATACAGCCATCCCTGCGGCACTTACGAGTGGCCAGCATCCTTGGTCACTGATCGATCGTATCCGCCGCGGCTTACCTTTAGTCATACATGGAGATGGAACCTCTTTGTGGACACTGACGCATAATTCGGATTTTGCCAAAGGTTTCGTTGGATTGCTTGGACATCCGGAAGCGATAGGTGAGGCCATTCATATAACTTCCGACGAGGTATTAAATTGGAATCAGATTTACGCGGCCATCGGACAAGCGGCAGGTGTGGAACCTAAAGTGGTGCATATCTCCACAGACTTTATCGCAGCCTTTTCCACTCCAGGGACAGCGGATGGCTTGATCGGTGATCAAGCGGTAAGCAGTGTTTTTGATAATAGCAAAATCAAACGTTTCGTGCCTGACTTTCAGGCTACTATGCCTTTCTCCGAAGGGATCAAGCAGTCGGTTGCTTGGTTCGAGGCTCATCCTGAGCAATGTACGGTCGATGCGGAATGGTCTGCGTTACTTGATAAGTTGATCGAGAGACATGGAATTGAGGCCAAACCTCTTTCATTCTACGCATAAGGTTTATACAGTTATATTTAAAGACGGTCTGTTCCTAAGGGAGCAGCCGTTTTTTTGGGTTTGTCTCGTTCAATGTAAGGTTATGGAATGAATCAGCAAATCATGAATATACTCTCACTACCTAAAATTCCGTTGAAAAAGGAGTCCTGGCCATGCCAACCCATCCCTTTGTCTCGCGTTTTTTCGTAAATTCAGATGCACGTCGTGAGAAGTTGATTTATGATCTGCCGGAATCATGGTGGAGCCGTCCCTTTGAATATGAGTGGTGTATTAACTTTATTTCTCCGCATGGTGTTGTGCTGGATGCCGCCTGTGGGATTCCTCATCCCTTGAAGTTTTATTTGGCAGGGGTTTGTGCAGAGGTCTATGCCTGCGATAAGGACAGTAGGGTTATTTACCCGAAAGCTATCCAAGAATGTATTGAGAATGAGATTGGGGAAAAAGCGGCGAAGCAGGTTATCGCTAGAAGAACAAACAACCTGCATTTCGCTCAAGCTAATCTGACGGATCTGCCTTATGAGGATGAGAGCTTTGACACTGTCTTTTGCATATC
It contains:
- a CDS encoding NAD-dependent epimerase/dehydratase family protein, with amino-acid sequence MAKVVVTGGSGMLGRWVVRHFVEQGYKVVNVDTQKSADSLCPTMIADLNNLGEVYGVLAGADAVVHLAAIPAANIKTSEVTFQNNVVSTYNILEAAAGLGIRKAVIASSESSYGICFAVNPLGPKYVPMDEEHPQLPEDSYGLSKVVNEQTAEMFYRRKGIQVVSLRIGNVIDPSAYERFPSFIHDPAQRDRILWSYIDTRDVATACQLAIETDGLGAVALNICADETSMAVPSRELMAARYPEVTDFRQPLEGHESLLSNEKAKKLLNWQPKHVWRDYVNQ
- a CDS encoding winged helix-turn-helix transcriptional regulator, producing the protein MKTAKSTNNYIPKTPVTIECNVEKTLEVLGGKWAFLVLRELFDGTQRFGALQRKITNVSPRALTTTLRHLEEHGVLERHVFPTVPVTVEYSLTPKGEDLHQILKEMKLWSAKWT
- a CDS encoding SDR family oxidoreductase, whose product is MKVLFIGGTGLISQAVSPLAVAQGIELYLFNRGQRDEFVPEGAKVIKGDIRNPAEAALVLRDYEFDVVVDWIAFTPEHVQADIDLFTGKTKQYIFISSASAYQKPQRNYVITEKTPLENPYWEYSRNKIACEQLLMEAYKANGFPVTIVRPSHTYGNTAIPAALTSGQHPWSLIDRIRRGLPLVIHGDGTSLWTLTHNSDFAKGFVGLLGHPEAIGEAIHITSDEVLNWNQIYAAIGQAAGVEPKVVHISTDFIAAFSTPGTADGLIGDQAVSSVFDNSKIKRFVPDFQATMPFSEGIKQSVAWFEAHPEQCTVDAEWSALLDKLIERHGIEAKPLSFYA
- a CDS encoding aldo/keto reductase family protein, which gives rise to MKYRRLGGTGLKVSEISLGSWLTYGGYVERDNAVNAIETAYDLGVNFFDTANVYEKGAAEKVLGETLRNYSRESYVLATKVYGEMGSGPNDRGLSRKHITEQCHASLKRLGVEYVDIMYCHRFDPETPIEETLRALDDLVRQGKVYYVGVSEWTAAQMTDALAVADRYLLDHIVVNQPIYNMFNRYIEKEIIPLGERRGIGQVVFSPLAQGLLTGKYNTDIPEDSRAAKLDRLKDSITEEKIEKVRQLSGIATELNISVGNLALAWILRQPNVASALVGASRPQQVEENVKASGIELSEEILKQIEEILE
- a CDS encoding anti sigma factor C-terminal domain-containing protein, translated to MTAPWEQKDDQNLSKVIKKAKRKTMIRNTIISLVVTVIVLFGGMLGNAHLTSWLAMRGLDEERIMMKISSPNLQELRTELDLGFLSGKVELSTYKVVEGVPIVWDTKKLYFDMGSRFSLLNRGYSSINVPDPVMTQQNYEYYRGYNSQNAQREMMFYVPGVNYNEKVLNDLPALEQMEPGKLVEMAVSFDKGYTQVEVEKMLPAGLTQTWYWVDTYDNKKNLEFIRNDSSPNKYALPESARQVYGYGGEWEGLFKPKPEDFLQSLTYGLQMKGKHYGEFERISNYLKKDKAAPDASDVQLLGVVVTGTAKELQSLKGKPYVNTAVLGAIVDKY
- a CDS encoding S-layer homology domain-containing protein, producing the protein MKLLVLGLISGTIVTCGNVSYRVHADTTTYENTGTYEEVEEDGEEDPASSLFTDIQGHWSEPWVRWALGNQLMVGYDDGSFRPDQSITEAEFLKLFYLSFGYPKATSIGEEWTAAPYRMAKWWNHPVTGLQYPVARSTPITRMAAARLVASGLGMNYNDTDSVVYLLGNSLLPLPGEPTLVGFKGNLPLTRAEAIQWMRMLKLKGIYTVISRPEERSDRSLLPSLPEQGTGLKDFIAVPVTDRDFGIADSGRNLFIDFGSSRMLVEEHYGDSTGQDVFNNEMYKEVSVHYDTEGRLNAWKIDKDNERIDPIHIGTLNNIRPGVSTLEDVLKAYGTYVAVDNEYGIIVSYWFENKGGVYEPRLSPFEMDNMEGGFYIGFIIDKQSLKVQTILISTAQQAMNPTDI
- a CDS encoding class I SAM-dependent methyltransferase; its protein translation is MPTHPFVSRFFVNSDARREKLIYDLPESWWSRPFEYEWCINFISPHGVVLDAACGIPHPLKFYLAGVCAEVYACDKDSRVIYPKAIQECIENEIGEKAAKQVIARRTNNLHFAQANLTDLPYEDESFDTVFCISVLEHLSFEDTVGTLREFHRTLNEEGLLVLTFDYPTVNLSLMNDLLLQTGFQYWGETDFELPADAVHTDAWGGLNCFRAVLKKAKE
- a CDS encoding RNA polymerase sigma factor; translated protein: MKPGQLHQILQPKMLEIQKYLIRLGAPAADAEDIVQDTVYKALLYIDSIDENKFSAWLYKVAINRYYDLCRRRKRIVIPIDYVDVPDMELPEDHVLLKEKREDIERVLDDLLPLHKQLIIMKYELELSYQEIAELLGITTDTVKSALFRARKQFQKKYRGEAE